The nucleotide window TCGGTGGCGATAGGACTAAGGTCGAGGCGGGAGTCGAGTCAGTCAACGAATACGTCGGCGTGTTCCTGATGGCGCGCGGACGTGCGGAGAAGGCCAAGGAGTGAACGATGGATCTGGATGAACTACGCGGCGTGCAATCGACCGAACGCCAGCGCGACAGCCTCCAGCACCTCCGCGACACCTTCTACGAGGACGTGGCCGCCTACATCGCGGGTCGGAAGCAACGGCGAGACGAGCGGGCCGCGTCGGTCGACAACCCCTTCTCCGACGAGCAGGTCCGCAAGCTCTCGGACGAGATCGAGACCGCCGAGGAGGTCGTCGAGTCGCTGTACGAGCGCCGGATCGGGAAGGTCGTGAAGCTCTCCTCGTTCGCCGCGGCCGACGCCCCGGTCGACACCGAGGGGATGACGACGGAGGAGGCGGACCTGTTCGACGACCTCGTCGGTCGGATCGAGCGGAACAAGGAGACCGTGCTAGACGTGCTCGGCGGCGCCACCGACGTCGACCTCGACGCGCAGGACGCCGCCGGGTCGTCGTCCGGGACGAGCCACGGTGCGTCCGAAGGAACGCCGGATCCTGCCGCCCCTACCCCTGAGGACGGTGTGGCCACCGCGGATGCCGGCGGGGAT belongs to Halorarum halophilum and includes:
- a CDS encoding DNA replication complex subunit Gins51, with product MDLDELRGVQSTERQRDSLQHLRDTFYEDVAAYIAGRKQRRDERAASVDNPFSDEQVRKLSDEIETAEEVVESLYERRIGKVVKLSSFAAADAPVDTEGMTTEEADLFDDLVGRIERNKETVLDVLGGATDVDLDAQDAAGSSSGTSHGASEGTPDPAAPTPEDGVATADAGGDVLADAMGGEDQGGDAGLESTSPAGASDDDPPVPPEEPDPSGDETGQVLGGNQTEGDGGVESSPERAESEPGEVEPGQDDTRTTVRITRDIGQILGVDDREYDLESEDVVSLPAANAGPLVDRDAAERLE